Proteins from a genomic interval of Diaminobutyricimonas aerilata:
- a CDS encoding Cmx/CmrA family chloramphenicol efflux MFS transporter, whose translation MPFVIYLLSVAVFAQGTSEFMFAGLLAPIADELGVTVPHAGLLTSSFAVGILAGAPVMAVIARRWPPRRAWTGLLLLFIIAHIVGATTNDFDVLLVTRVVAAVANAGFLAVTLSTVSALVTPAATARALSVVLAGTTLALVAGVPGGAALGVALGWRSALWGVVVLCVPALVAVAVAAPVRATSHGRVALTDEWRALRRPRVMLAVTVTALVNGATFCGFTYLAPVVTGSAAMPAGAVPLVLAAFGIGAFLGVGAAGRIADAHPARLVAVGGALAFLGWVAFASAAHSPVLVIALAVTQGAAGFATGGALIARIMSLASGAPTLSGATATVALNIGAAAGPVLGGIAFAAVPGSGPLAASAALAAVALLLIALGRRALFPTEALR comes from the coding sequence GCTCTCCGTCGCGGTCTTCGCGCAGGGCACATCCGAGTTCATGTTCGCGGGCCTGCTCGCCCCGATCGCCGACGAGCTCGGAGTGACCGTGCCGCACGCCGGTCTGCTCACCTCGTCGTTCGCCGTCGGCATCCTCGCCGGAGCGCCGGTCATGGCCGTGATCGCCCGTCGATGGCCGCCTCGCCGAGCATGGACAGGCCTTCTCCTGCTCTTCATCATCGCCCACATCGTCGGGGCCACCACGAACGACTTCGACGTGCTGCTCGTCACCCGGGTGGTCGCCGCGGTCGCGAATGCCGGCTTCCTCGCGGTGACGCTGTCGACCGTGTCGGCGCTCGTCACTCCCGCCGCGACCGCGCGAGCGCTCTCGGTGGTGCTGGCCGGCACGACGCTCGCGCTCGTCGCCGGGGTGCCGGGCGGGGCCGCGCTGGGTGTCGCGCTGGGATGGCGTTCGGCGCTATGGGGTGTCGTCGTGCTGTGCGTTCCTGCGCTCGTGGCCGTCGCCGTCGCCGCGCCGGTGCGCGCGACGTCGCACGGCCGCGTCGCCCTGACGGACGAGTGGCGTGCGCTGCGTCGACCGCGGGTGATGCTGGCGGTCACCGTGACCGCGCTCGTCAACGGTGCGACCTTCTGCGGCTTCACCTACCTCGCGCCGGTCGTCACGGGATCGGCGGCCATGCCGGCCGGAGCCGTGCCGCTCGTCCTCGCCGCCTTCGGGATCGGGGCGTTCCTCGGCGTGGGTGCGGCGGGGCGCATCGCGGACGCCCATCCGGCCCGACTCGTCGCGGTCGGCGGAGCGCTCGCGTTCCTCGGCTGGGTCGCGTTCGCGTCGGCCGCGCACTCGCCGGTGCTCGTGATCGCCCTCGCGGTGACTCAGGGCGCCGCGGGATTCGCCACCGGCGGCGCGCTCATCGCGCGCATCATGTCTCTCGCGTCGGGCGCGCCGACGTTGAGCGGGGCCACGGCGACGGTGGCGTTGAACATCGGCGCTGCCGCAGGTCCGGTGCTGGGCGGGATCGCGTTCGCGGCCGTACCCGGTTCGGGCCCGCTCGCCGCGTCCGCGGCGCTCGCCGCCGTCGCGCTGCTCCTCATCGCGCTCGGACGTCGGGCGCTGTTCCCCACCGAGGCGTTGCGCTAG
- a CDS encoding arsenate reductase ArsC codes for MSEKPTVLFVCVHNAGRSQMAAGYLRALAGDRVEVLSAGSEPKDQINPVAVEAMAEEGIDIAGQTPKVLTVDAVRESDAVITMGCGDACPVFPGKRYEDWELEDPAGKDLDTVRRVRDDIRNRVEALIAELLPA; via the coding sequence GTGAGCGAGAAGCCCACCGTCCTGTTCGTCTGCGTGCACAACGCGGGCCGCTCGCAGATGGCCGCCGGTTACCTGCGGGCGCTCGCCGGGGACCGCGTCGAGGTGCTGTCCGCCGGGTCGGAGCCCAAGGACCAGATCAACCCCGTCGCCGTCGAGGCGATGGCGGAGGAGGGCATCGACATCGCGGGGCAGACGCCCAAGGTGCTGACGGTCGACGCAGTGCGTGAGTCGGATGCGGTGATCACGATGGGCTGCGGCGACGCGTGCCCGGTGTTCCCGGGCAAGCGCTACGAGGACTGGGAGCTCGAGGACCCCGCGGGCAAGGACCTCGACACGGTCCGGCGCGTGCGCGACGACATCCGGAACCGCGTCGAGGCCCTCATCGCGGAGTTGCTCCCGGCCTAG
- a CDS encoding FAD-dependent oxidoreductase: MSLVESRIASTIGEQVDPLPVAIIGAGPIGLAAAAHLAARDRPFVVFEAGATVGSSVLEWGHVRLFSPWRMLIDPVVADLLAPTGWVTPDADALPTGRELVERMLEPLAALPGIAPHIRVRTAVTAVTRRGMDRTRSTGRSDVPFVLRVRGDDGDVEFVARAVIDASGTWRTPNTLGSSGLDPLGLERVRDRVSPALPDVLGRDRAAFAGGHIVVAGAGHSAANTLLALAELARQEPGTRVSWLIRNRSAVRVTTAADDALSARSALGSRVDRLVTDGRIRLVDGFEILRLEEDDERMRIVGYRNGLVEDLVADRLVNATGFRPALDLLREIRLDLDEVVEAPRRLAPLIDPNVHTCGTVEPHGFAELRHPEADFFIAGMKSYGRAPTFLLATGFEQVRSIVAHLDGDAAAAREVRLSLPATGVCSTGSAVEECCS; the protein is encoded by the coding sequence GTGAGCCTGGTGGAGAGTCGGATCGCGTCGACGATCGGCGAGCAGGTGGACCCGCTCCCGGTCGCCATCATCGGTGCCGGACCGATCGGGTTGGCCGCGGCGGCGCACCTCGCCGCCCGCGACCGCCCGTTCGTCGTGTTCGAGGCGGGCGCCACCGTCGGGTCGAGCGTGCTCGAGTGGGGCCACGTGCGCTTGTTCTCCCCGTGGCGGATGCTCATCGACCCGGTCGTCGCCGATCTCCTCGCGCCCACCGGATGGGTGACCCCCGACGCCGATGCGCTCCCGACCGGTCGTGAACTCGTCGAGCGGATGCTCGAACCGCTTGCCGCGCTCCCGGGCATCGCCCCGCACATCCGCGTGCGCACGGCGGTCACCGCCGTCACCCGACGGGGCATGGACCGCACCCGCTCGACCGGGCGTTCGGACGTGCCGTTCGTGCTGCGCGTCCGCGGCGACGACGGCGACGTCGAATTCGTCGCACGCGCGGTGATCGACGCATCCGGAACGTGGCGGACGCCCAACACCCTCGGCTCCTCCGGACTCGACCCTCTCGGCCTGGAGCGGGTGCGCGACCGCGTCTCCCCTGCGCTCCCCGATGTGCTCGGGCGCGATCGTGCGGCGTTCGCCGGCGGTCATATCGTGGTGGCGGGCGCCGGTCATTCGGCGGCGAACACCCTGCTCGCACTCGCGGAGCTCGCCCGACAGGAGCCCGGCACCCGGGTGAGCTGGCTCATCCGCAACCGCTCGGCCGTGCGGGTCACGACCGCCGCCGACGACGCCCTCTCCGCGCGCTCGGCGCTCGGGTCGCGGGTCGATCGGCTCGTCACGGACGGCCGCATCCGACTGGTGGACGGTTTCGAGATCCTCCGCCTCGAGGAGGACGACGAGCGGATGCGCATCGTCGGGTACCGCAATGGCCTCGTCGAGGATCTCGTGGCGGACCGGCTCGTGAACGCCACCGGCTTCCGGCCCGCGCTCGACCTGCTGCGCGAGATCCGGCTCGACCTCGACGAGGTCGTCGAAGCGCCGAGACGCCTAGCCCCGCTGATCGACCCGAACGTGCACACGTGCGGCACGGTGGAACCGCACGGGTTCGCCGAGCTGCGGCATCCGGAAGCCGACTTCTTCATCGCGGGCATGAAGAGCTACGGTCGCGCCCCCACGTTCCTGCTGGCGACAGGATTCGAGCAGGTGCGATCGATCGTCGCCCATCTCGACGGCGACGCCGCCGCGGCGCGCGAGGTACGGCTGAGCCTCCCCGCGACCGGCGTGTGTTCCACCGGGTCGGCCGTCGAGGAGTGCTGCTCGTGA